TCAGTTCTGGAATAGCCTTCGACCACCAGAGGTCTGCTCGccagaaatttttttcacttttatTAAAGGCGGTGGCCTTTGACCGCTTACACGTGGTCTATTAACTATGTAGTGTGTCGTGATGTCGGCGATGGCCATACTACGGGCTACCTGCAAGCTGGTGGTACTACACAGCGATGAGCCTACTGTTCTCCAGGATGAGTGTAATAACTTGAGTGTAATCATGGGTATTATGTAACCTTTTAGAAACTGTGCGTTTCCAGCTTTACAGTGGTACCCCCCTTTTCAATGGCTGTTACGGGGCGATGATTCTCAAGAGTTTTTAGCAAATACACAGCTATCCTTTATAATCGATTTCTTGCCATGTCTCAGGTTTTTATGCTAATGAAGTGGTTGAGTGGATTACCTTACCTTACCATTGTTGCCATGGATTTGCTCGGCCTATCTTCGTTTAAGGGATTGTTTACagtttgtttctttttttgggaGATCACACATTGATTTGGAAGTTTTATAGCATATAAAGTTTAACATACACAAATTTATTCATAAAAGGGACCTGGCAGCTGGACTTTAAACAAGAACTACTCTTTTGAAGATACTGAGTTTTGATAGGACAGTGTTAAAGTTAGATTATGGAGGATTATGTCTCGCCCTATATGGGTTTAAAGAAGTCCAATACGTCTTTATACAAGGCTGATCCAGCTCACCCTAAACTGTCTGAGGTTAATTCTGTCTCAAGTTCACCAGCAAGGAGCTTAGAAGAACTGAGTGTAGCTGATTCCAACGAGGGAAAGGATTCTCTTCAAGTCAATGATAGCTCAGACTTGAACCCCGAGAATAAGTCGAGAAGCCCCACATTTTTTGACTCAATGGTGCCAGCTTTCCTGCATAGGAAAACTGTAGTTACTACAAATGGTTCCACATCGAACTCTGGATCAGACGCGGCCACTTTCAGCAAGAGCACATTTGCCAATGGCTACCATTCTTCAGATTTATTTGCAGACTCGAAATATCACTATGCATCAGACAAAAGAGATGAGGCATTCCATGCTATTTTCAGGTCAATTCCAAGCACTGATAGACTAATAGATGATTTCGGTTGTCTGATGCACAAATCACATACTTATAACGGTAGGATTTACATCTCCGAGAACCACCTGTCGTTCAACTCGTCCTTTGTGGACTGGATGAACAAGGTTACTATTCCCTTGGTTGATATCAAGCACATTGAAAAGAccttatcatcatcaattggAGGAACCATAACACAAGCTATCACTATAGAGGGAGCAGACGACAGCATCTATGTGTTGACAGGATTCATCTCCACGGATGTGACATTTGATATACTAATGACTGTTTGGtcagaaagaaataagaTACATCAGGACAATACCAACGTGGTTGTCCCTAAGATTGTACACCCAGAAAAGGTGGGAGCCGCCGAGGTCAATGGATTAAGTGCAAGTAATCTGACCTCTAGAAGATCATCCACATCATCATCACCGTTGCAAAAGCTTATTGATGGTCCATTATTTATTGATAACTCTGGAACGCTGAAACGTAGTTTCCAAAGGTTGTTGACTACTCCTGATAATGTAGGGAACCTTAACAATAACGATGATATCATTAATAAAGCTATTCTCTCTATTGATGAAACTGAATTAGTTACGGACAATGTCAATGAGTCCTCAGGTAGTTCGTCTGATACTGAAGGAGAAGGTTCGGCGGATTTTGTACAAGATTACAAGATTACCAAGGAACTGCGTGTTCATAAACTTAAGCCATCATGTCCGATAGTATACAATGGCCCATTGTATTTCAAGAAGACTGAATTCGACTATTCTCCGGAAGATAATGACGAACACGTTCTTAAGGAGATTACGTTAGATGCTCCCCCAGGTCTGgtatttgaaattattttcaGTGAGACTGAGCCATCATTTCACAATCAATATCTGAAAGAACTGGACTCTTCAAGTATTTCTGAATTTGGGtcttttgacaaaattgaaaatgagaGAGGCTTCACATATATTAAAGCACTGAATTACTCTGTTGGACCCAAGTCTACTAAATGTGTTGTACTTGAGAAACTTATAAGTAAAGACTATAAAAATGCAATTAATGTGGTTGTGGAAACAAAGACGCCCAATGTCCCAAGCGGAAACAATTTCTCCACAAAGACAAGGTATATGTTTAGATGGAATGATGCTACAAGCTGTAGCatgaaaatatcatattGGGTAGAATGGACAGGTTCAAGTTGGATAAAAGGTATGATAGAATCCTCCTGTAAAACAGGACAGATTGAAGCAGCTGACGTGATAGAAAAATTGTTAAGAACATATTTGAAGGAGAATTCTATTGATGAAGTCGTAACTCTTGCCgaagaaactgaaacaAAGGAAAAGCAAAAGTTAAATGGCAATGATGGTGGTGCACCAAAGGATGAAAAAACTACCTCAACTACAAAGAAAACCGAGATAACTGTAAAAAAGACTCCTCCAACTGTGAAATGGTTTACTTGGATATTAATTGGTTTACTAGTTACAGTTATTGTCCTACTACTATTAAATTTAACTGCCACCTTTTCcttgcaaaagaaaatcgATAAGCTATTAATACATTCTATAAGTTCTGAAGCATTAAAGTCTTCACATTTGCTTGATGTTCCAgctggaagaaaaaatatactagAAAGTAGTAACGGTTTTGAGAGAGAGCTTCTCCTTTTATTAAAGGACTTCGCAAGACGCAGAGACGATATCCAGGACCTGAATCCCGAAATGATATCCAgaatatattcaataatAAGAAACTGGAACGTTTGATGATGttagataataataaatgcaTTAGTGTGTTATATTAGTGGTATATGAATACAAAATACTCACGGTAAGTGTTTGTTTTGTTCATTATGAAATTAGGGAcgaatttttttattcatgCTTTAAGTTTTGTCTAGAATGTGGGTGTGTTATGATAGAGTCGGTAGATCAGGATAAAATGTATTTGAGACATTTCTGACTTCTTGGGAACCATTAGGTGCTCTACCCATAAAACTATCCTTCATTAAGTTTATCCTTTCGTTGAAATTTTCGTTCTTGTGCAGGCTAGTTTTGTGCTGCATTGAATGTCCTGTACAACCTCTTTCTGTGTAGTAGTCATGCAATAAGGCATCCATCCTATTGTTATGCTTATACGAAATTGGACTAGCAATATTATTTGCCAGTGAGACTTTGTGCCTTTCGTACATGGCATCGAGCtctgttttcaattcttccattatcttcaatatATGGGGTACTTCCAACCGCAGAAGCTGTTTGTATTCTTGGACGTATAGTTTACTATCATTATCCAATCCAGTGCTAGTTGACCTTATAGTTGGATGATTGGGAAGCTTATTTGTGCAGAGGTCCACATATCGAAAATAATAGAAGTATGATAAAGACTTGTCACCACGTTGAAAACATTCCGACGCATTATTCAGCAAGGTGACGCATGTCTTCAGGTACAGATGGAGTGGGATGTTTGGATTGAACTCAAATTCGCGAGCCTCTTGCCCAAGTTGTTGTGTACTCTTCATTCCAATTTTGACCTACCGACCAGTCCAAATTCAGAATAAATTCAAAGTCCTCAAAGTAGAACCTCTAATTACCAATTGAATCGTTCACAGAACTACCTACCACTCGTGAGATATAGGTCGGGACAATTATGTCAATTATattgttcaatttttcattgAATTCAGGGATTGATCATAAAATTCAGAGAAATATAATAGAGAGCATGAACGTAACTCCGcaattattaaaaatagTGTCAGAAAATGCAAGTATATCTGCTCAGATGAATCTTTATTACTGTAACGAATACGAAAACTCATCGATGATCATCTCATCGCTCAttcgatttttttttcatttctctTAACAAATCGACGCACAACAAACAAATGCGATGTaatcgaaaaaaaaaattttcacaTTCATACTTTGACCAGGTTCGCATTGATGAGTTACAGTTGGCACATTGACGATGCACGCTAACTAAGGCTTGAATACATTAGCTGTTCAGAGATGCCGTTATGGTTTAGTGAGGAGGATCTTGGCTTGTCAAGTACCACAGAGGTTCTTAATTTAGAGTCTAAACATCCCCTGTACTGTGCGCAGGAGTACTCATTGATTAAACTTCATTGCacagatttttttttcttcaattatatattcatagcttgatttatattatttggCATTTGAAATTCGTATTAACCTTGTTCTTATTGTAACTAGTTGTACACATTCTCAAGTTTGGTGAGTGGAAATAATCAAGGTTCGAGTTCAGTtaagattttgaaaaaataacgGGTAAGCTGTGCcttgaataaaataaaagatcAACTTCATCAGAGCTAAACAGTTGTAATTACTTTATAATACATAATATATTTACCTGCCAAGGTTGAACGACAGTGGTAGAAAGTATGATGTTGTCTAGGGTATCCGCGAGATTGCCAAGATGCTTGATTGCCCATTCGCGGCGACTCTATAGCATGACTCCGCAATTTGATGAAAGTGAGATGTTTGGTGAGAAACTGGAAGGTAAGCCATACAAGGCCAAGAGATTGAACAAATTTGATTACGACTGGACCAAAGATGTGAAACATCAAGCCTCTCAGGAGGAGATTGAGTCGCGCTAtgtgaagatgatgaaactTAACGCTATTTTCAAGGGATTAGGGTTGTTTGTCTTAATTGGTGGTGGAGCAACACTGTACCTAAGTTGGCCTAATATAAAAAGCAAATATATAATGCTAGGTAAGAGCAATCAACTACCTAGCGATGGCTCTGAGGCTATTTTTGCCAAGAAAGAGCCCGTTTTGGTAGGGAATGTATCCAAAGAAGGCACACATGTTCTGATGTTTGGACAGATGAATAAGTCAACCATCCCCAAAGCTATTAAAGAAGCATTCAACAAGGAACTAAAAGATCTCATTATCTTAGatgataagaaaaaatgTCTAGGTGTTGATCAAGCAGGTAATTTAGTTGATATACTCTCCGATGATGTTATTTTAAGAGGACAGAAGCTTgaacaattgaaattatCCGGTAAGACTATTTATGCATTGAACAAAGACGGTaagattttgataatacCTGTGGGGCACATTGATAATTTGTCCAAATATTTGGACTACCATAGATCTTGGCTGTTCCCTTGGCGTAAGTACCCGGTTTACAATAACCAAATTGATATTAATCATGTATTTAATACTAGGAAAGGTGAGAAAAAGATTTCTCAGTTTGATGTTGGTAAAGATCATTTAGTCCTAATATCTAACCATGGTAAGGCCTATACCTGTTCGACTGATGGATCGGATGGAAATAAAGAGTCATTTGGTCAATTCGGGATTCCctatttttcaaaatttgatacCTTTCCAGTAGCGCACGAACTccatgaaattgaaatgcTAAATAACTCATTCGACCAATCAGGCAAAGTCATCAGCAAGTCCATCGAACAAGTTGCATGTGGAGACTATCACACATTAGCCAGAGACTCGTTAGGAAACTTGTATAGTTTCGGATGGAATAGGTTCGGTCAATTGGCTATGCCAATTTCATATAAATCTGAATCAATTCCTTACCCAAAGATTATCAATGGTGCATTCAACGCCCATTTCCCTGGGGCAAATGCGCTGGATATAAAATGCATAGATTTGAATTGCAGTGCTGAAACGTCTTATGTCACAATGAAAGCGTCGCCTAAATCTGGGCATATTGTTGGTGAAAGtaaaaaagcaattgacATGAATAAAGAACATTATTTTGCATTTGGTAATGGATTGGAAGGGGAATTAGGCAATGGTATCTATAAAAACTCTCAGCAAGAACCAACCCGgataaaatttgaaaacGCAAAACCTGTCGGCGACATTAAAGTGAAGCAGTGGTACACTGGGCCACATCATGTAATTTGCAAACTTGACGATGGTCGTTTGGTAGCATGGGGGAGAAATGATTCCGGTCAATTGGGTATAGGTAAAAAGATTAAGCAAAGCAAACCCACAAATGTACCAGCAGTTCTACTACAAGGACAATCGAAGAAATTATCTGATTTAAGTGAAACGATAATAACTTTAAACCCCAATGAGAGAGTTTTCACTAGTTCATCAACGTCATGTATATATAACTATTAATGTATCTTGTATTTAGCAcgattataaaaaaaaaatggcttAAAAGATTGATTTTTCAGTACACTAGAGGCGCTATAAGAAGGAGAATTGAATGTGATGACATGAATGCTATTCTCTatgaattaaaaaattataaaatataatacataAGTATGTGGATAATTGAAGCCTATCTAGTAAAATTTAATGCATCACAGTGTGGTCTTGTCGTGGTTATTATCTGAACCATTTTAGTACGTAGTAGACACCGAccagaaacaaaaatattattaatatgaaTATCAATTTATCCTTGAACACACGTTTATTGATGGTTTGGATTGTTTCTTCGGAGACACCCAAAGTCCTTAAGCTACGAGACATTTGATCTTGGACTTTCAGTAGGATTTGGTTTTGTTCCATAATATCATCCAGCGATTGTTGTCCCATTTCCAAGATCATGTCCAGCTGTGCGTTACCTCTCTGGAATATAGATTGTTCCTTCTGCAACCCATCATACATCGGTAGACCATAGTTACTAGAAGTGTTCCCAGGTTGCGATGTGTGGTCATTGGTAGCGGTTCTCCTCTGATTCATCACAGACTCTCCACCGGTCTGTGCATCCAGCGGTGACTCGAACAGCTTACTCCTGGCGTTATTCTCGTTGTATTTCTGCTTCAATTCCTTGAACTTCGCGTCGAAGTCCTTGTGATCCTTCTTCAGCGACACCAACCGCAGCTCGTACTTGGGATCCAGCTGCTCCTCGTCATTACTTCCACCGGCTCTCCGCTTGTCGAAGTGCTGCTTGTACTGCTCGATGGTCTTCTCGAATGCCACCAGCGTCGCGGATATGGAGCCTTGCAAAGAGATCGGCGCTGTCAAGTTATCCTGCTCAAACTTCGCGATATCCTGCTGCAACTGCGTCTTCTGCTTCTGCGCGTGTATATACAGAGCGTTCATTTCAGTCTGCCTATTCCTGTATCTTCAAAAAAACCTGCTTTCTTCTGTCTATTTGCACAAACAAAACTTATATCGCTATTCTTTCCAGCAAGCTGTTGGGCTATTAGTGTAAAAATTTCTGGACTTCTGATTACTGCTTAATGCGTGTCTGTGAACAGGGAAAGTGTTTTACTCTACAACCACAACCCAAAAACGCTGTCTGTGTGAGCTGTGATCTGTATGTAGTCGCATAATAGATGTATGTCCAGGCAGAAGGTAGGGCTATTATGCCTGGAATAAAGTCACAACACAATGGGTTGGACCCGGCCGTTTTATGTTATATCCACCCACACACCACACCCAACAGCAAATTACACTCACATGATCCAGTGCGTACATAACTATACAGAAATGGCTGGTGGAAATGTTCGTACATAGGTATTTTAAGTGGCATTTATTGTTGGGAAGTTTAGTTCTTTGTGCGGGTGGTTCTGTGCAATGGGAAGACGCGTAAGAGGCAGCCTGGGTAGGGGGGATTGTGTGAAAGAATCAAGAGGTTTGTACGGGTGTTTCTCTTGCTTTGGGGTGGGGTGGGGAGAGAGACCAGGAAGACAAATGGATTACGCGTCTTGTGTCTGCAGACGAGCCCAGCCCTCTCTTTGCGCAAAGTGCTGGTTTCGCTGGGTTTCCCAGGTTTTGGGCTAATAGTGTTTGTTGGGTGGAGGGACTAAAATAGTGAAGTCTGGGAACcaccaacaaaatatagaaTGGCTGAGGTTTTGCTAATATATAAAGTGAGAGCTTTTTGTAGAGTCTGTGTCTGGGAAAGGACGTCGAAGGACAGGAACAAGAAGTTACGGATAAAGCTTACAAGTGCGAAAATAGATAATGACACCTTCTACTCCGCCTAGGTCGAGACAGAGAAGGCACGATTCCGGGTCGCTGGAAATGCATGGGTATGGGGACTCTGTGATGGGTACGCCGCAGCGGTCGCAGCTGCTGGCGCCTGTGACGCCATCCACGGTGCAGAAGTTCAAGAGTGTGCCTGCCCTGCAGCCGCAGAAGACTACGTTTAACGGGCTGAAGTCGCCGGAGAGGTCGCCGTTCCCGCTGCAAGGTAGGCGTGGGTCTGTGAAGAGGACGTTTGGTGACGACGCGGGGGCCGGGTGTGACTCCGGGTGTGACTCTCTGCTGGGCGACGCGAGCGGGAAGTATAAGAGCATCACAAAGACGCTGTTTGCGGAGGAGACAGAGCCCCTGTTTCCGCCCGAGACGTCGACGTCACCTTCCCGGTCTTCGTCGCCTCTGCAACTGCCTAAGTTGCAATTGAGCCACATTCGCGATGCAGAAAACGACGAACAGATAAGGAAGATGGCAAAGCAAGTGCCCGGTACTCCCAGTGACAAAGTGATCACTTTCGAGATGGCTCAGGATTGGAATAACGTCTCGAGCAAAGACGGCACGACGAACTCCGACACCGAGGATGATCTCCTGGTGACTAAGAAGCCATTGAAGAACCCGTTCGCATCGGATGATGTTATAGATGAAACAGAGCGCAGAAGAAGACATAACCAACTGCTGAAAGAAAACCCTGAGCTGGAGTCTACGATATCGTACGTGAATAAGAACGGCGAGGTGGTGAAGCAGAGGCACCTGTCTCTAGAGGACCAAATCAGATATAAACCAAGAGCACTATTCActaaagaaattgaagaacttaAGAGAGACAAGAAATAGTCCCCATAACAGCTTCactatttattttattcctttctttcagattttcatttattcCAGGCTCatcatttcatttcatgAATATAATGTGGGATCAGTTTCAATACTAACCTCCCATTCGGACACATATAATTTACTTCatttcaaacaaaaatggCTCTCGTAAACCATTTTTCACCATGcattaattaatattataaatagACGTTTACttatcctttttcttttagatttttccttttcttttccgCATTATACTAGTACGTAAGTTCTATTTCTAAAGCTAATGGCACCGCATCCGCAAGTAACATCCTGTAGTCACAGCCTTACCTATTCAATGGCTTGCTCGGTAGACGTTATTGCTCAGTTTCCCCATTGTCTTCACGAAATTGCCTTGTCCCCGTCCCAGAAACCCCCGTAGTACCTGCTTTTTTTCATCTAacttctaaaaaaaaaagattaaaGTTGTCCCGAAGACGTTATTTTTGCTAAACacaagatcaagaaaattAGCGAAGAAATCAGCCCAACTTATTGGGAATATACGAGTCTAATTGTCTTCGAGAGCATCATATTTTGGTTATAGCAAATCGCCAGGATATCATAACTATACAAAGCAAGTCGGTCACAACCAGTGCAGGATCAGGTTGCTACATccataatttttttctgctAGTCTTGCGATGAAGTTTGGAAGTATATTAACGGGTTTGTTGGCGAGCTCTGCTGTGTATGCTCACGGGACAGATTCACACGGTAGCAAAACGGATAAGGAGAAACTAGATCTAGAGTATTCGCTGCCTGAACTGGTGAAGCTGAACGATAAACTCCCTGCACATTGGAGAACATCAGATGCAACAAAACTGGAAGCAGGCAGATTCATCTTAACGCCTACAAAGAACAGCAAAGGTTCGCTGTGGTTAAAGAAGTCATTCAACTTAGAGACATCATTCACAATTGAGTGGACTTTCCGTGATGTCGGCTTTGAAGGCGATTCAAAAGCAGCTATGGCATTTTGGTTTGTCACAGGATCAAGtgaacaagaaattgaCGAGACATTGAAGGATAAATCCATGGTCAACGGTCCTTCTAAATTTGATGGTCTTATGTTGCATCTAGATACCAATGAAGTGCATGGGCCAAGTATTAGAGCCCAGCTTAATGACAAGATCACTGCATTTACCCCCGAGATTGTTCATGAGAAATCTTTTGGATCTTGTTTGCTAGCATACCAAGATAGTGCTGTACCAACCACGGCCAGACTGACATACGACAAGGACAATAAGAGCATGTTGAAGTTGCAAATTGACAACAGAGTCTGTTTCCAAACTTTCAAAGTGAAGTTGCCTCAAGGTTTATATAGATTTGGTGTCACGGCAGTTAACGATAACAATGCTGAGTCCTTTGAAATCTTGAAAATGCATGCCTACAACGGTGTTGTTGAGGACTCCTTGATTCCAAATTCCAATCCTATGCCTCAACCAAAATTCGTCACAAAACAAATTGACAAAGATACAGGCAAGGAAAAGATAGTGGAACAGGATATTTTTGACACTAAGAAGGGGAA
This window of the Nakaseomyces glabratus chromosome L, complete sequence genome carries:
- the LAM6 gene encoding Lam6p (CAGL0L13134g~Ortholog(s) have sterol transporter activity, role in intracellular sterol transport and ER-mitochondrion membrane contact site, mitochondrion, nucleus-vacuole junction, vacuole-mitochondrion membrane contact site localization); this encodes MEDYVSPYMGLKKSNTSLYKADPAHPKLSEVNSVSSSPARSLEELSVADSNEGKDSLQVNDSSDLNPENKSRSPTFFDSMVPAFLHRKTVVTTNGSTSNSGSDAATFSKSTFANGYHSSDLFADSKYHYASDKRDEAFHAIFRSIPSTDRLIDDFGCLMHKSHTYNGRIYISENHLSFNSSFVDWMNKVTIPLVDIKHIEKTLSSSIGGTITQAITIEGADDSIYVLTGFISTDVTFDILMTVWSERNKIHQDNTNVVVPKIVHPEKVGAAEVNGLSASNLTSRRSSTSSSPLQKLIDGPLFIDNSGTLKRSFQRLLTTPDNVGNLNNNDDIINKAILSIDETELVTDNVNESSGSSSDTEGEGSADFVQDYKITKELRVHKLKPSCPIVYNGPLYFKKTEFDYSPEDNDEHVLKEITLDAPPGLVFEIIFSETEPSFHNQYLKELDSSSISEFGSFDKIENERGFTYIKALNYSVGPKSTKCVVLEKLISKDYKNAINVVVETKTPNVPSGNNFSTKTRYMFRWNDATSCSMKISYWVEWTGSSWIKGMIESSCKTGQIEAADVIEKLLRTYLKENSIDEVVTLAEETETKEKQKLNGNDGGAPKDEKTTSTTKKTEITVKKTPPTVKWFTWILIGLLVTVIVLLLLNLTATFSLQKKIDKLLIHSISSEALKSSHLLDVPAGRKNILESSNGFERELLLLLKDFARRRDDIQDLNPEMISRIYSIIRNWNV
- the RFU1 gene encoding Rfu1p (CAGL0L13156g~Ortholog(s) have enzyme inhibitor activity, role in ubiquitin recycling and endosome localization); the encoded protein is MKSTQQLGQEAREFEFNPNIPLHLYLKTCVTLLNNASECFQRGDKSLSYFYYFRYVDLCTNKLPNHPTIRSTSTGLDNDSKLYVQEYKQLLRLEVPHILKIMEELKTELDAMYERHKVSLANNIASPISYKHNNRMDALLHDYYTERGCTGHSMQHKTSLHKNENFNERINLMKDSFMGRAPNGSQEVRNVSNTFYPDLPTLS
- the FMP25 gene encoding Fmp25p (CAGL0L13178g~Ortholog(s) have role in mitochondrial respiratory chain complex III assembly and integral component of mitochondrial inner membrane localization), with protein sequence MMLSRVSARLPRCLIAHSRRLYSMTPQFDESEMFGEKLEGKPYKAKRLNKFDYDWTKDVKHQASQEEIESRYVKMMKLNAIFKGLGLFVLIGGGATLYLSWPNIKSKYIMLGKSNQLPSDGSEAIFAKKEPVLVGNVSKEGTHVLMFGQMNKSTIPKAIKEAFNKELKDLIILDDKKKCLGVDQAGNLVDILSDDVILRGQKLEQLKLSGKTIYALNKDGKILIIPVGHIDNLSKYLDYHRSWLFPWRKYPVYNNQIDINHVFNTRKGEKKISQFDVGKDHLVLISNHGKAYTCSTDGSDGNKESFGQFGIPYFSKFDTFPVAHELHEIEMLNNSFDQSGKVISKSIEQVACGDYHTLARDSLGNLYSFGWNRFGQLAMPISYKSESIPYPKIINGAFNAHFPGANALDIKCIDLNCSAETSYVTMKASPKSGHIVGESKKAIDMNKEHYFAFGNGLEGELGNGIYKNSQQEPTRIKFENAKPVGDIKVKQWYTGPHHVICKLDDGRLVAWGRNDSGQLGIGKKIKQSKPTNVPAVLLQGQSKKLSDLSETIITLNPNERVFTSSSTSCIYNY
- the BOS1 gene encoding Bos1p (CAGL0L13200g~Ortholog(s) have SNAP receptor activity and role in ER to Golgi vesicle-mediated transport, vesicle fusion with Golgi apparatus), which encodes MNALYIHAQKQKTQLQQDIAKFEQDNLTAPISLQGSISATLVAFEKTIEQYKQHFDKRRAGGSNDEEQLDPKYELRLVSLKKDHKDFDAKFKELKQKYNENNARSKLFESPLDAQTGGESVMNQRRTATNDHTSQPGNTSSNYGLPMYDGLQKEQSIFQRGNAQLDMILEMGQQSLDDIMEQNQILLKVQDQMSRSLRTLGVSEETIQTINKRVFKDKLIFILIIFLFLVGVYYVLKWFR
- the SIC1 gene encoding cyclin-dependent protein serine/threonine kinase inhibiting protein SIC1 (CAGL0L13222g~Ortholog(s) have cyclin-dependent protein serine/threonine kinase inhibitor activity), producing MTPSTPPRSRQRRHDSGSLEMHGYGDSVMGTPQRSQLLAPVTPSTVQKFKSVPALQPQKTTFNGLKSPERSPFPLQGRRGSVKRTFGDDAGAGCDSGCDSLLGDASGKYKSITKTLFAEETEPLFPPETSTSPSRSSSPLQLPKLQLSHIRDAENDEQIRKMAKQVPGTPSDKVITFEMAQDWNNVSSKDGTTNSDTEDDLLVTKKPLKNPFASDDVIDETERRRRHNQLLKENPELESTISYVNKNGEVVKQRHLSLEDQIRYKPRALFTKEIEELKRDKK
- the EMP46 gene encoding Emp46p (CAGL0L13244g~Ortholog(s) have carbohydrate binding activity, role in ER to Golgi vesicle-mediated transport and COPII-coated ER to Golgi transport vesicle, Golgi membrane, endoplasmic reticulum localization), translated to MKFGSILTGLLASSAVYAHGTDSHGSKTDKEKLDLEYSLPELVKLNDKLPAHWRTSDATKLEAGRFILTPTKNSKGSLWLKKSFNLETSFTIEWTFRDVGFEGDSKAAMAFWFVTGSSEQEIDETLKDKSMVNGPSKFDGLMLHLDTNEVHGPSIRAQLNDKITAFTPEIVHEKSFGSCLLAYQDSAVPTTARLTYDKDNKSMLKLQIDNRVCFQTFKVKLPQGLYRFGVTAVNDNNAESFEILKMHAYNGVVEDSLIPNSNPMPQPKFVTKQIDKDTGKEKIVEQDIFDTKKGNSISTLDLYKKLDSVEGRLLANDISVLDKKLDELIGLEKEATDFILQMVGLLDIIVKKRSEVFNQSDENKEQADAIEKEKFKDFLSLNDKLESLYEEQIRIREATQKANSSKQDVDTLLWKISLWIFPLIVIMLIMTYYTFKIRQEIIKTKLL